In Penicillium psychrofluorescens genome assembly, chromosome: 5, a single window of DNA contains:
- a CDS encoding uncharacterized protein (ID:PFLUO_007996-T1.cds;~source:funannotate), whose product MDDFNEIKNWTGNLNLTAEDSASNYEGADAISSKGTALTLQRMVDSIMADNLELNTRLSAIETKVTTMCAGLSRPQVKSRAEFPHESTIGDRYLRPAMHLDPKTTTRRDPDLFHGHNEHFFPLGRRTRDLKDQMIADQQEQRERTHEAVDDVEAYAEGQL is encoded by the coding sequence ATGGACGACTTCAATGAGATCAAGAATTGGACGGGGAATCTCAACCTGACGGCGGAAGACAGCGCGTCCAACTACGAGGGAGCAGATGCAATCAGCAGCAAGGGGACAGCCCTGACCCTACAGAGGATGGTGGACTCCATAATGGCCGATAATCTGGAATTGAACACGAGACTGAGCGCTATTGAGACCAAGGTGACGACAATGTGCGCGGGATTGAGCAGGCCTCAGGTGAAAAGCAGGGCTGAGTTCCCCCACGAGAGTACCATCGGAGACAGGTACCTAAGGCCAGCCATGCACTTAGACCCTAAAACGACCACAAGGAGAGATCCAGACTTGTTTCATGGCCACAATGAGCACTTTTTCCCTCTAGGGCGAAGGACACGGGATCTCAAGGATCAGATGATAGCTGATCAACAAGAGCAGCGAGAAAGAACGCATGAAGCCGTCGATGATGTTGAAGCTTATGCAGAGGGACAGCTCTG